In a single window of the Pseudogemmatithrix spongiicola genome:
- a CDS encoding ABC transporter ATP-binding protein, whose product MSQLALDIRGVNKRYAEHVAVRDLSLAVPTGTVYGLLGPNGAGKTTTIRMILNVIAPDSGSITLLGRSNRDTSIQDRLGYLPEERGLYKKMNVRDVLRFLAELKGVARKDADRRIDEWLERLTLRTAEKDWSKSKVDELSRGMQQKVQFIGTLLHDPELVILDEPFSGLDPINAQALKDTVVELRRRGKTVIFSTHLMDNAERLCDAVCIIARGEKVLDGSVAAVKAENAGRTVALALDGGATPAVMQVLGDRELVDRVDDHSRYFEVELRQGADAQALLQRLVAAGATINRFEKVQPSLHQIFLQRVGATGVEEGMSGHG is encoded by the coding sequence ATGTCCCAACTCGCCCTCGACATCCGCGGCGTCAACAAGCGCTACGCCGAGCACGTCGCCGTCCGCGACCTCTCGCTCGCCGTGCCCACGGGCACCGTGTACGGCCTCCTCGGTCCCAACGGCGCCGGCAAGACGACGACCATCCGCATGATCCTCAACGTGATCGCCCCGGACTCGGGCAGCATCACGCTGCTCGGCCGCTCGAACCGCGACACATCCATCCAGGATCGGCTCGGCTACCTCCCCGAGGAACGCGGCCTCTACAAGAAGATGAACGTGCGCGACGTGCTGCGTTTCCTCGCCGAGCTGAAGGGCGTGGCCCGCAAGGACGCCGACCGCCGCATCGACGAGTGGCTCGAGCGCCTCACGCTGCGCACGGCCGAGAAGGACTGGAGCAAGAGCAAGGTCGACGAACTCTCGCGCGGCATGCAGCAGAAGGTGCAGTTCATCGGCACGCTGCTGCACGACCCCGAGCTGGTCATCCTCGACGAGCCCTTCTCGGGCCTCGACCCGATCAATGCGCAGGCGCTGAAGGACACCGTGGTCGAGCTGCGGCGCCGCGGCAAGACGGTGATCTTCTCGACGCACCTGATGGACAACGCCGAGCGTCTCTGCGACGCCGTGTGCATCATCGCGCGGGGCGAGAAGGTGCTCGACGGCAGCGTGGCGGCGGTGAAGGCCGAGAATGCCGGCCGCACCGTGGCCTTGGCCCTCGACGGCGGCGCGACGCCGGCCGTGATGCAGGTGCTCGGCGACCGCGAGCTGGTGGACCGCGTGGACGACCACTCGCGCTATTTCGAGGTGGAACTGCGCCAGGGCGCCGACGCGCAGGCGCTGCTGCAGCGGCTGGTCGCCGCCGGCGCGACGATCAATCGCTTCGAGAAGGTGCAGCCGTCGTTGCACCAGATCTTCCTGCAACGCGTCGGCGCCACGGGCGTCGAGGAGGGGATGAGCGGACATGGCTAA
- a CDS encoding RidA family protein — MRDLRIAALASGVAVAAAGLAVALFLREGAARDGTLPQGADVEYLTPFGKPTRPFSPAVRVGDLLFLSGQIGTDASANGGLIAGGIEAETRQTLENIKRTVEAVGSSMDKVVKCTVMMADMAEWDRMNVVYREFFPEGRLPARSAFGASGLALGARVEIECIATR, encoded by the coding sequence ATGAGAGACCTCCGGATCGCGGCATTGGCCAGTGGCGTCGCCGTCGCCGCCGCGGGACTCGCCGTCGCGCTGTTTCTCCGCGAAGGCGCGGCGCGCGACGGGACGCTGCCGCAGGGCGCTGACGTCGAGTACCTCACGCCCTTCGGCAAGCCGACGCGGCCGTTCTCGCCGGCCGTGCGCGTCGGCGACCTGCTGTTCCTCTCCGGGCAGATCGGCACCGACGCGTCCGCCAATGGCGGGCTCATCGCGGGCGGCATCGAAGCCGAGACGCGGCAGACGCTGGAGAACATCAAGCGTACGGTCGAGGCCGTGGGCTCGTCGATGGACAAGGTCGTGAAGTGCACGGTGATGATGGCCGACATGGCCGAGTGGGACCGCATGAACGTCGTGTACCGCGAGTTCTTCCCCGAGGGGCGGTTGCCGGCGCGCTCGGCGTTCGGGGCCTCGGGCCTCGCGCTCGGCGCGCGCGTGGAGATCGAGTGCATCGCCACCCGCTGA
- a CDS encoding response regulator transcription factor, translating to MSTALRILLADDDLLMRELLQTVFAAYGHEVEVFDDGAEAWAAFNEAPAPMVVLDWEMPRMDGLEVCRRIRDHDAGEDTYLLVITARSKAADLEDVLKAGADDYLSKPVTPSDIAARLRIAEKRIEVATARRRAEEELRKARYLAGVGEISLALQHEINNPLAALLTTAEIVKQGMVPAEEIPAALATIETQAKRIVEVLKRLREVQTDKSVEYAHGQRMVDLSGRKP from the coding sequence GTGAGCACGGCTTTGCGCATCCTCCTCGCCGACGACGACTTGCTCATGCGCGAGCTGCTGCAGACGGTGTTCGCCGCCTATGGGCATGAGGTCGAGGTCTTCGATGACGGCGCCGAGGCGTGGGCGGCGTTCAACGAGGCGCCCGCCCCGATGGTCGTGCTCGACTGGGAGATGCCGCGCATGGACGGCCTCGAGGTCTGCCGGCGCATCCGGGACCACGACGCAGGCGAGGACACCTACCTGCTCGTCATCACGGCGCGCTCGAAGGCGGCGGACCTGGAAGACGTGCTGAAGGCCGGCGCCGACGACTACCTCTCGAAGCCCGTGACGCCCAGCGACATCGCGGCGCGCCTGCGCATCGCCGAGAAGCGCATCGAGGTCGCGACGGCGCGGCGACGGGCCGAGGAAGAGCTGCGCAAGGCGCGGTATCTCGCCGGCGTCGGCGAGATCTCGCTCGCGCTGCAGCACGAGATCAACAATCCGCTCGCCGCGCTGCTCACGACCGCCGAGATCGTGAAGCAGGGCATGGTCCCGGCCGAGGAAATTCCCGCCGCCCTCGCGACGATCGAGACGCAGGCGAAGCGCATCGTCGAGGTGCTGAAGCGCCTGCGCGAGGTCCAGACGGACAAGTCGGTGGAGTACGCGCACGGGCAGCGCATGGTGGATCTCTCGGGGCGCAAGCCGTGA
- the lepB gene encoding signal peptidase I, with protein MASKKRGSKAAPKNVVAAAREGGGSKFDAKKFWEGFKSIAATLAIFLLLRTFLIEAYRIPSGSMIPSMLIGDWLFVNKLRYGPHVPFTDINLPGYADPQRGEIVVFISPLQIDQPEDPTPILVKRLIGMPGDTIYSRDGVVHVNGAPQRLGFQTADRSGAPGDEWHPLFDWQKRIALDSSRFGPAPARPTLDDWGPLVIPEGYFWMMGDNRYQSKDSRYWGIVPRKNVRGKPLFVYYSWNADDSDRPLPFLTDIRWSRIGHVFR; from the coding sequence ATGGCAAGCAAGAAGCGCGGCTCGAAGGCCGCCCCGAAGAACGTGGTCGCCGCGGCCCGCGAGGGCGGCGGCTCGAAGTTCGACGCCAAGAAGTTCTGGGAGGGCTTCAAGTCGATCGCCGCGACGCTGGCGATCTTCCTGCTCCTGCGGACCTTCCTCATCGAGGCGTATCGGATTCCCTCGGGCTCGATGATCCCGTCGATGCTGATCGGCGATTGGCTGTTCGTGAACAAGCTGCGCTACGGCCCGCACGTGCCGTTCACGGACATCAACTTGCCGGGCTACGCCGACCCGCAGCGCGGCGAGATCGTGGTGTTCATCTCGCCGCTGCAGATCGACCAGCCGGAGGACCCGACGCCGATCCTCGTGAAGCGGCTCATCGGCATGCCGGGCGACACGATCTACTCGCGCGACGGCGTGGTGCACGTGAACGGCGCGCCGCAGCGCCTCGGCTTCCAGACGGCCGACCGCTCCGGCGCGCCGGGCGACGAGTGGCATCCGCTCTTCGACTGGCAGAAGCGCATCGCGCTGGATTCGTCGCGCTTCGGGCCGGCACCGGCGCGGCCCACGCTCGACGACTGGGGCCCGCTGGTCATCCCCGAGGGCTACTTCTGGATGATGGGCGACAACCGCTATCAGTCGAAGGATTCGCGCTACTGGGGCATCGTGCCGCGCAAGAACGTGCGCGGCAAGCCGCTGTTCGTGTACTACTCGTGGAACGCCGACGACTCCGACCGGCCGTTGCCGTTCCTGACGGACATCCGCTGGTCGCGCATCGGGCACGTGTTCAGATGA
- a CDS encoding M24 family metallopeptidase, with amino-acid sequence MRGVIGGFALCAVSLLTLAPQVAAQQRPFGTLREKAVLQQAWLESRLKTVLPAVMRRHGVDAWVIPMREYNHDPMFSSLVAPETFAARRRTIYVFFDKCAAGGRVDPGDGSCVERIALGGTSQGGLYDARRAMAAVDAGAEARQAELVGAEQWNALKSVLEERNPRKVAINVSRNFAFSDGLTAGERDGMSEALGPTWTSRFTSNDALALDFIATRLPEEAEFYAKLQELVWTLTQRMFSNEAITPGVTKTGDLVWWWRQQVNDLGLGTWFQPSISVQRRGVSAAQLGADPVIQRGDVLHCDVGITALGLNTDTQHNAYVLLEGETAPPAGLQRALRNANRLQDITMEELRPGRSGNAILAASLSRMRAEGLNGTLYSHPIGMHGHGAGALIGRWDAQEGTGPQGEPLVIPNMWYSIELQVTTPVPEWGNQPVRMAQEEDAIIGPDGRTRWALRRQSNLFLVR; translated from the coding sequence TTGCGTGGCGTCATCGGCGGCTTCGCGCTGTGCGCCGTGTCGTTGCTGACGCTTGCACCTCAAGTCGCGGCGCAGCAGCGGCCCTTCGGGACGCTGCGCGAGAAGGCGGTGCTGCAGCAGGCTTGGTTGGAGAGTCGCCTCAAGACGGTGCTGCCGGCGGTGATGCGCCGGCACGGCGTGGATGCGTGGGTGATCCCCATGCGGGAGTACAACCACGATCCGATGTTCTCGTCGTTGGTGGCGCCGGAGACCTTTGCGGCGCGGCGGCGGACGATCTACGTGTTCTTCGACAAGTGCGCCGCGGGCGGTCGCGTGGATCCGGGCGACGGCAGCTGCGTGGAGCGCATCGCGCTCGGCGGCACCTCCCAGGGCGGCCTCTACGATGCGCGCCGGGCGATGGCCGCCGTGGACGCCGGCGCCGAGGCGCGGCAGGCGGAGTTGGTGGGCGCCGAGCAGTGGAACGCGCTCAAGAGCGTGCTCGAAGAGCGCAATCCACGGAAGGTCGCGATCAATGTGTCGCGCAACTTCGCGTTCTCCGATGGCCTCACGGCCGGTGAACGCGATGGCATGAGCGAGGCGCTGGGGCCGACGTGGACCTCGCGCTTCACGAGCAACGACGCGCTGGCGCTGGACTTCATCGCCACGCGGTTGCCCGAGGAGGCGGAGTTCTACGCCAAGCTGCAGGAGCTGGTGTGGACGCTCACGCAGCGGATGTTCTCGAACGAGGCCATCACGCCGGGCGTCACGAAGACCGGCGACCTCGTGTGGTGGTGGCGGCAGCAGGTGAACGACCTCGGGCTCGGGACCTGGTTCCAGCCCAGCATCAGCGTGCAGCGGCGCGGCGTGAGTGCGGCGCAGCTGGGCGCCGACCCGGTCATCCAGCGCGGCGACGTGCTGCATTGCGATGTCGGCATCACGGCACTGGGCCTCAACACCGACACGCAGCACAACGCCTACGTGCTGCTCGAGGGCGAGACGGCGCCGCCGGCGGGGCTGCAGCGGGCGCTGCGGAACGCCAACCGGCTGCAGGACATCACGATGGAAGAGCTGCGCCCCGGGCGCAGCGGCAACGCGATCCTCGCGGCGTCGCTCTCGCGCATGCGCGCCGAGGGCCTGAATGGCACGCTCTATTCGCACCCGATCGGCATGCACGGGCACGGGGCGGGCGCGCTGATCGGCCGCTGGGACGCGCAGGAGGGCACCGGGCCGCAGGGCGAGCCGCTGGTGATCCCGAACATGTGGTACTCGATCGAACTGCAGGTCACGACGCCGGTGCCCGAGTGGGGCAACCAGCCCGTCCGCATGGCGCAGGAGGAAGACGCGATCATCGGCCCCGACGGCCGGACGCGCTGGGCCCTGCGTCGGCAGTCGAACCTTTTCCTCGTCCGGTGA
- a CDS encoding BrxA/BrxB family bacilliredoxin, whose amino-acid sequence MYDERFIGPMRAEIAQLGVAELKSAQAVDDALKGTKGTQLMVVNSMCGCAARNMRPAVAMALKHSVTPNHKFTVFAGNDVDATRQARAYFTGYAPSSPSIALLKDGKLVHMIERWQIEGRAAEEIAQDLTAAFDKHCAPAAV is encoded by the coding sequence ATGTACGACGAACGGTTCATCGGTCCCATGCGCGCGGAGATCGCACAGCTCGGCGTGGCGGAGCTGAAGTCCGCCCAGGCGGTCGACGACGCCCTCAAGGGCACCAAGGGCACGCAGTTGATGGTCGTGAACTCGATGTGCGGCTGTGCGGCGCGCAACATGCGTCCCGCCGTGGCCATGGCCCTCAAGCACAGCGTGACGCCGAACCACAAGTTCACCGTGTTCGCCGGCAACGACGTGGACGCCACCCGTCAGGCCCGCGCGTACTTCACGGGCTACGCGCCGAGCTCGCCGTCCATTGCATTGCTCAAGGACGGCAAGCTAGTGCACATGATCGAGCGCTGGCAGATCGAAGGGCGCGCGGCGGAAGAGATCGCGCAGGACCTGACGGCGGCGTTCGACAAGCACTGCGCGCCGGCGGCGGTGTAA
- a CDS encoding SWIB/MDM2 domain-containing protein has protein sequence MAAKKKAAKKPAKKAAKKPAKKAAKKATKRKPNAAFMKPVTPNEKLAAVVGAAPLPRTELTKKLWAYIKKNGLQDKKNRRMINADDKLKVVFGGKGQVSMFDMTKLVSKNLK, from the coding sequence ATGGCTGCCAAGAAGAAGGCTGCGAAGAAGCCGGCGAAGAAGGCCGCGAAGAAGCCGGCGAAGAAGGCCGCGAAGAAGGCCACGAAGCGCAAGCCGAATGCCGCGTTCATGAAGCCGGTGACGCCGAACGAGAAGCTCGCCGCCGTCGTCGGCGCTGCGCCGCTGCCGCGCACCGAGCTCACCAAGAAGCTCTGGGCCTACATCAAGAAGAACGGCCTGCAGGACAAGAAGAACCGCCGCATGATCAACGCCGACGACAAGCTCAAGGTCGTCTTCGGCGGCAAGGGCCAGGTCTCGATGTTCGACATGACCAAGCTCGTCTCCAAGAACCTCAAGTAA
- a CDS encoding deoxyribonuclease IV, which translates to MNRPLIGVHPADEGGMPMAIRRAAAAGAEAVQVFTAPPTYYNEKVTLKPPKVAAAHAALADVGLTPRAIFVHAAYVLNTASAEEEKARRAASGLAKEYERTTALGAFGCCFHPGSAGESAPEDAAVRVGRAIAQALEAVPETAAGTRVLIENTAGAGKTMGRTPEEIAIMLAQVPAALRHRTGYGLDTCHLFAAGHPIHESAVRLREVLDAFERTIGEPPAFFHLNDSQHAFGSNKDRHALLGEGMLGAEPFRWLLEDARTRGIPCILETPSERTEVAEDDASADPADARMVALLRGFLGA; encoded by the coding sequence GTGAACCGGCCGCTGATCGGCGTGCATCCTGCCGACGAGGGCGGGATGCCGATGGCGATCCGTCGGGCGGCCGCGGCGGGTGCGGAGGCGGTGCAGGTCTTCACCGCGCCGCCGACGTACTACAACGAGAAGGTGACGCTGAAGCCGCCGAAGGTCGCGGCGGCGCACGCGGCGCTCGCCGACGTCGGGCTGACGCCGCGGGCCATCTTCGTGCACGCCGCGTACGTGCTCAACACCGCGTCCGCCGAAGAGGAGAAGGCGCGCCGTGCGGCGAGCGGCCTCGCCAAGGAGTACGAGCGCACGACCGCCCTCGGCGCCTTCGGCTGCTGCTTTCACCCCGGCTCGGCGGGCGAGAGCGCGCCGGAGGATGCGGCGGTGCGCGTCGGCCGCGCGATCGCACAGGCGCTGGAGGCGGTGCCCGAGACGGCCGCGGGCACGCGCGTGCTGATCGAGAACACGGCGGGGGCGGGCAAGACGATGGGCCGCACGCCCGAGGAGATCGCGATCATGCTCGCGCAGGTGCCGGCGGCGCTGCGGCATCGCACGGGCTACGGCCTCGATACCTGCCACCTCTTCGCCGCGGGACATCCCATTCACGAGAGCGCCGTGCGACTCCGCGAGGTGCTCGACGCCTTCGAGCGGACGATCGGCGAACCACCCGCGTTCTTCCACCTGAACGACAGTCAGCACGCCTTCGGCTCGAACAAGGATCGGCACGCGCTGCTCGGCGAGGGCATGCTCGGCGCCGAGCCGTTCCGCTGGCTGCTGGAGGACGCGCGTACGAGGGGAATTCCCTGCATTCTCGAGACGCCGAGCGAGCGCACGGAGGTGGCCGAGGACGATGCGAGTGCCGACCCGGCGGACGCCCGGATGGTGGCGCTCCTGAGGGGTTTCCTGGGCGCCTGA
- a CDS encoding ABC transporter permease, giving the protein MAKLWTVIKREYLERVRTVWFLIVTLFGPVFFAAIMILPGYLSVKGMREARVTGLTIVDASGAGLGQRVAERLATPALTSGSDAAAMARVDTVAQGDLPAIEATLLEAVRTKQISGVLVLDTGTVASGRARYFGRDAGSVGQIDAIEGAARTAILATRLEGAGLDAQSASALARVRVSIATQKVTDKGLEGSGLAATIFGFGVTFLLYMSILLYGQNVLRGVLEEKTTRVAEVVVSSVSPDKLLAGKIIGVGAVGLTQMLVWTTSGILFWTQRARIFEAMGLPALPSLVFPTIDPLVLAALLLFFVLGYAFYATLFAAVGAMVGSLEEAQQAAQPVMMLLVFSIIFVQPVATSPDGQLAHTMSWLPFSSPIIMPMRMTASPVPAWEIVGSLAVLALACAFVTWLSARIYRVGLLMYGKRPSIKELMRWIKQA; this is encoded by the coding sequence ATGGCTAAGCTCTGGACGGTCATCAAGCGCGAGTATCTGGAGCGCGTGCGCACGGTGTGGTTCCTCATCGTGACGCTGTTCGGCCCGGTGTTCTTCGCGGCGATCATGATCCTTCCCGGCTACCTGTCGGTGAAGGGGATGCGCGAGGCCCGCGTCACGGGCCTGACCATCGTGGACGCCAGCGGTGCGGGGCTGGGGCAGCGCGTCGCCGAGCGCTTGGCCACGCCGGCGCTGACCAGCGGCAGCGACGCCGCCGCGATGGCGCGGGTGGACACGGTGGCGCAGGGCGACCTGCCCGCCATCGAGGCGACCTTGCTCGAAGCCGTGCGCACGAAGCAGATCAGCGGCGTGCTGGTGCTCGACACCGGGACCGTGGCGAGCGGGCGCGCCCGCTACTTCGGGCGTGACGCCGGGTCGGTGGGCCAGATCGATGCGATCGAAGGCGCCGCCCGCACGGCCATCCTCGCGACGCGGCTTGAGGGGGCTGGCCTCGATGCGCAGTCTGCCAGCGCGCTGGCCCGCGTGCGGGTGAGCATCGCGACGCAGAAGGTCACGGACAAGGGACTCGAGGGCTCAGGCCTCGCGGCGACGATCTTCGGCTTCGGCGTGACCTTCCTGCTCTACATGAGCATCCTGCTCTATGGCCAGAACGTCCTGCGCGGCGTGCTGGAGGAGAAGACCACGCGCGTGGCCGAGGTGGTGGTCTCCAGCGTGAGCCCCGACAAGCTGCTCGCCGGCAAGATCATCGGCGTCGGCGCCGTGGGTCTCACGCAGATGCTCGTGTGGACCACCAGCGGCATCCTGTTCTGGACCCAGCGCGCGCGCATCTTCGAGGCCATGGGACTCCCGGCCTTGCCCAGCCTGGTGTTCCCGACGATCGACCCGCTGGTGCTGGCCGCGCTGCTGCTGTTCTTCGTGCTCGGCTACGCGTTCTACGCGACGCTCTTCGCCGCCGTCGGCGCGATGGTCGGCTCGCTGGAAGAGGCGCAGCAGGCGGCGCAGCCGGTGATGATGCTGCTGGTGTTCAGCATCATCTTCGTCCAGCCGGTGGCGACCAGTCCCGACGGCCAGCTGGCGCACACGATGAGCTGGCTGCCGTTCTCGTCGCCGATCATCATGCCCATGCGCATGACCGCTTCGCCGGTTCCGGCCTGGGAGATCGTCGGCTCGCTTGCGGTCCTCGCGCTGGCCTGCGCCTTCGTGACCTGGCTCTCGGCCCGGATCTACCGCGTGGGCCTGCTCATGTACGGCAAGCGTCCGAGCATCAAGGAGCTCATGCGCTGGATCAAGCAGGCGTAA
- a CDS encoding co-chaperone GroES codes for MRKGKKELIVVGDRVLIKIEEGEERSKVGLYLPATAVDSQAVQGGRIVATGPGTPLPEVTDHLDEPWRITGQKETRHIPMQAQVGDYALFFRKAAVEITFENERYLVVPQAALLALSRE; via the coding sequence ATGCGCAAAGGCAAGAAGGAGCTGATCGTCGTCGGCGACCGCGTCCTCATCAAGATCGAAGAGGGCGAGGAGCGCTCGAAGGTAGGGCTGTACCTTCCGGCCACGGCCGTGGACAGCCAGGCGGTGCAGGGCGGGCGGATCGTCGCCACGGGTCCGGGCACGCCGCTCCCGGAGGTGACCGACCACCTCGACGAGCCCTGGCGCATCACCGGCCAGAAGGAAACGCGGCACATCCCGATGCAGGCGCAGGTCGGGGACTATGCCCTGTTCTTTCGCAAGGCGGCCGTAGAAATCACGTTCGAGAACGAGCGCTATCTCGTGGTGCCTCAGGCGGCGTTGCTGGCCCTGAGCCGCGAATAG